AGTTGTCGGCGTAGACCTGAGCGCTCTGGGTGCAACCGTGCAGGGCGACCACGACCGCGGGATGCGCCGGGAGGGTGGCGGGCCGGTACACGTACATGTTCAGAGCGCCGGGATTGGCGCCGAAACTGCTCACCCTCTCCAGGGGGACGGCCGCATGCGCGGCGGGCGCCGGGCCGAGCCACAGCGTGGCCGCGAGCAGAGCGAGGACCGCGCCCGTACGACCGGCGGCACGGCGAAGAAGGGTTGGCTTGGGCGGGCTTACGTGCAAGGGCATCCGAGACCTCCCGCAGATGTTCCGAGGTGCCGGTCACCCTAGGAACGGGAAGATCGCCGGGAAATGGTGACGCCACCCACAGCGGAGGCCGCCGACGGCGGTGTGCGCACTGTTGCCCGTGCGGCGTCGGCCTGCTAGAGGACAGCTCCTCGACGCAGCGGACACACCGAAGCCCGACAACGTGCCGACCAGGCCTGGCATCTGACGATGTGACACTGGCGGCGAATCCCCTGGTCAAAACTACGGTGCGAGATGAGGCCGTGCGCGGGTAGCGTCGGCGCTCATGACGCCTCCCCGCAATCGCCCTCCTTTCGTCGCAGACGAGCGGACCCAGCTCATCGGCTGGTTCGACATGCAGCGCTCGATCATCCAGTGGAAATGCGAAGGGCTGTCCGACGTGGATGCCCACCGATCCGTCCTTCCGACCTCGCCCTGCATGACGATGGCGGGGCTCGTCTCCCACATGCGCTGGGTCGAGCACTGCTGGTTCGAGGTCCTCTTCCTGGGTCGACCGGCCGAGGGACCGCAATTCGACGACGGGCCCGAGGACGCCGACATGATGGTCGAAGGCATCCCGCTCGCACAGCTCCTCGATGAATACGAACGGCAATGTGCCGTGTCGAACGAGATCATCGCCGCCCATTCGCTGGATGACATCGGCCGGCACCCGGACTTCGGCTCCGCCGCCGCCACTCTGCGGTGGATGGTGATCCACATGGTCGAGGAGACCGCCCGGCACGCCGGCCAC
The Streptomyces lunaelactis genome window above contains:
- a CDS encoding DinB family protein, whose product is MTPPRNRPPFVADERTQLIGWFDMQRSIIQWKCEGLSDVDAHRSVLPTSPCMTMAGLVSHMRWVEHCWFEVLFLGRPAEGPQFDDGPEDADMMVEGIPLAQLLDEYERQCAVSNEIIAAHSLDDIGRHPDFGSAAATLRWMVIHMVEETARHAGHMDTIRELLDGEKGYY